In the Paramisgurnus dabryanus chromosome 18, PD_genome_1.1, whole genome shotgun sequence genome, GTTAAAATCTAAGCTACTTTTTATTTTGGTGCATTTGCACGGTGCACCTCAGCAGAAAACtatttattgtaaaaataagACGGCAATATTCTGTATTTTTGCCATTCACATACAGCAGCACAGTAACTGAgaataatgtttttatatattagtAATTTTAAGATTATTATAGTATTATATTGTCCAAAATTCCTCATTACTCATACACATTTTCTTTTCAGACCTTTATGTGTTTGGAATGGGTGATGATGTAAATGCTGAGGATATAAATCATTTAAAGACTGACAGAGgaaatgaaaagttttttttcaaacttcgAGATCTGCATGATTTAAAGAAGACGTTTGACACCATGATTGGTACtgtattatgttatcatgtttctCAATTTATCTTGTTCTGTTTATATAAAAGTTTGTGATTACTAGactgaaatgttttttgtgATCTTTAAAGCCTTTGATCCGAAAGCATTTGtctaaaaattatttacaatataaaagaaaaaaaaactcctacattacaaaaaatattcttttggactaaataataaagaaaaagcaGCCAGTAAGAGTCCAGATTAGATGGGAAGTTCTTCagtactgtttaaaaagcatttcAGGGTGAAACCTCAAGACactgcttaaaggaatagtccattttcttaaaagaaaatccagataatttactcaccaccatgtcatccaaaatgttgatgtctttctttgttcagtcgagaagaaattatgttttttgaggaaaacattacaggatttgtttaattttaatggactttaatagaggccaacatttaacacttaactcaacacttaacagtttttttcaacggagtttcaaaggactctaaacgatcccaaacaaggcataagggtcttatctagcgaaacgattgtcatttttgacaagaaaaataacaaatatacacttttaaaccacaacttctcgtctaggtccggtccagcgtgacctaacgtaaatgcgtagtgaagtagggaggtcacgtgttacatatatgaaacgcacaattgtggaccattgtaaacaaaaacctgacacaaagacattaattattatcattcgacatacaacaacgttggaacggtcctctttctccaaaCTTGTAAatactggggcgtagtttcgcattcgtcatccgtgacctcttgacgtcatgacgtattgcatggggtcacgctggtgcatcacgaccggatctggacgagaagttgtggtttaaaagtgcatattttttatttttattttcaaaaatgacaatcgttttgctagataagacccttatgcctcgtttgggatcgtttatagtcctttgaaactcagttgaaaaaaactgttacgtgttgagttaagtgttaagtgttgggctctattaaagtccattaaaataagaaaaatcctgcaatgttttcctctaaaaaacataatttcttctcgtctgaacaaagaaagacatcagcattttggatgacatggtggtgagtaaattatctggatttttttaagaaaattgactattcctttaataaatctcaaaaataacatttattgtATATTAAAGCTGGTGTTATTTCATCATTTGacaagtttactattattctaaaATAATAATGTGAGTAAATATTAAGTTAGTGACCCTATACACTTTAAATTGATAATGTATATGAATTAATCTTACCATTTCTTTAACAGATGAGGGTCCCAGGATAAAACTGTGTGGACTTTACAAAGATTATGATGATGGCTCAGATTCCCATAAGCGTCGTCAATACCCCTGGTTGGCAAAGATCAGTGTGGATGTGGGCATCTCTTTGTCTTTTTAAGCAAAACAAATGAAGTGCTTTTCAATCATTTGTTATTGTTCACATTAATTTGACTGTGGAGGACTCAAGCTGTGGCACCTAGGTTGTGGAACGCCTTGCCTCCTTCCATTCGCTGTTTGAATTGTGTAGAAACTTTTAAAACTCAGTTGAAAACCCTTCTTTTTAAAGAGTCCTTAACTAGTCTGTAGGGTTGTTTTGGGCTGGTTTTATGTGTACCTCTGTTGTTTAATGCGTACTTTTGCTGGTTTTagatgttttaaatgtttttattattgttgtgTATTCTTCTTTTGTTATGAAGCACTTTGTGATTTTTAtctatgaaatgtgctatagaaataaattttacttacttacttactttgTTAATTGTTTTTGCAGCATAGTGATGGAAAGATGTCAAATTGCATGGGGTCTTTAGTCACATCGACCTTCATCTTGACAGCGGCTCACTGCTTCAAGTTTGACGATACACCTGATAGGATAACTGTTGACATGGAATCAAAGTCTGAAGGTAATTGTATGTCTTCACttgtataataaataatttttttacttccccAGCTGATTTATAATGAAAAATTGAAGTGGCTACACCTCTGTGGTTTTCCGTTTCCACCCTTAGGAATAAAAGTTAAAGAGTACATACCTCATCCTCGCTATAATCTCACAGCAAAGCGTCACAAGGGTATACCAGAATATTATGAATTTGACATAGCCCTTCTTCAACTGGAAGAGCCTTTAATCATGAGTCCTGAAATTCAGTAAGGAACACAGCTGATCGAAGTGATTTTACTCTTATAAGAAAGTGcatattattaaaatatcttgttTATCTGTTCAGACCAATCTGCATCCCCTGCACCAGGGAAACCAGTGGAGCTCTAAAACTTTCAGACCGAGAGGGAACGTGCAAAAAACATGGTGAgctaaaaacaagcaaaatgcaATATTTTATCGCAAGGTTTCTGCATGGGGTGTGCAAACTTACGAGCTCACTGTATGTAGCGACTAAAATACAATGCACATTTCATTTTGAATCATTTTTCCACTTATGTTTGTTAATTTCCCTTTACAAGCAGATGTGCATGTTGTTCTGCgagatgtttgtttttaatataagAAATATCTTTGATAGGTCGGTATTGTAAGCTGGGGAGTGAAGGACATGTGTGCACGCAGCCCTAAACCTAAATCTGAGAAAGATTCCAGAGATTACCATACAAATCTGTTCAGTCCAGAAATACGTTCATTCCTTAAACAATATCTGGGAAATGAAAGAATAGGAACTCCTCTAACATTCTTATGAACATTTATGTAACAATAGCTTATATGCATACTCAGCAACATTGTGCATGTGCAGTGGTGTTTAAAGAGATCtgactgtcacagtacttacagatAATTTAAGATAATCTTTGACCTTTCTAGATGTGATGAAAGGCTGAATTTTTGCCATCCTGATTATTCATTCTGTTTCAATCTGTTCTAACAGTAGTTGCTTGTTTTCTTTGGGTTTATTGCCATTTTTAAAAGATTTGAGATCATTTTAGCCGAACATCCTGAACTTTGCTGCATTTCTTTATATATTTTCCCCTCtcaaatcaactttttaatcaggTTACATTGTTCATCTGAGCAATGTGTGTACTGTAACAGCCCATTGTACTTAGAAATTCAGCAGATATTTTATAACAAACATTTGCTCCCCCCCTTTCTCAGTTAGAGACCAAAACAgggagatgtttttttttcacaaaattaactaattttctaattaaactttACAATGAATCAGTCATGTACCAAGTGTGGATATTATTACCAATGGGTATATTGTTTGTAAGTGGTTTATAACAGTGGTTTATCAGGCTACTGATGTTGCCCAGCATTGCTATTTTTTGAACACCACTGTACCTCAGTGAAGTAAATCTTTTGTGTCTTTGAGCTTTGTGATAATTTGTGAAAATCGTTTAAAGTCTTTTTGCATAATAAaggcaaataaaaaaatggatgcATCAATTTATCTTCATTCTGAATTTTCATCAATGATTCATTAtactttttacatgtttaatttaataaacatttaacccaggcagtatttgtaaaaatgttttttaatatataacaggaaaaaatgaaaaattaccAGAAACAGAATTGTGGTCAAAAGGTTGGATTAATGCAACAAGCTGATTCAAAACCATAAGCCTACAATGGTGGAAAAAAATGGTCTATAGCTATCACTTGGGCAGTAGCCTATACCCTTTCATAAAGCACACCTTcccacctaaagagttcatacaTCAGAAGTAGGCTACATATTGGCACGAAAGAGTGGTACAACCGTACAACagagtttttttattattacttcaaaaatagaacatacagcaaaaaaaaatctgtataaTATGGGCGAATCACAAATAAGCCAGGGAGGTCAAGGGTTATCAAAAAAATGACATATCTTGTAGAGCTTACACAGGTCATATGatcaaacgtttttttttttttttttacactcaGATATTGAAAGAACATAGTGCCAAACATAGCAGCAAGCTCCAGAAAGTTTGGTTCTTTTTTAAGAATTTTGACATACAGTAATAAGCAAATTTATCACATAATACTctgaaaataattataataaataatattgttacacgttttgtccaatcttcacagatgaatacatatttaatttttttttacttaaaaattcttaaagttGTGCACACTCTATTTCTGCCACGTACGAGAGCGTATTTCTTTCTATTGTTATTTcttaaattatctttatttatgGAACCTATTAGTTGTAAAAAgactaaaattaataaaaaagattaCATATAAAATCATGAAACACACCATGTGATGAGTTTTTGGTGCGAAATGTATAATTCGTTGTCAAAGCAGTCACCTTTAAAATATTACATAGATGTTACCCTTGTAATAGTGTTCTCAGTAAGTATATTCAaagcattgaaaaaaaaatgtgatatgGAAGAGACAATTGTATATCTTGTTtgtgagtgtgtttgtgttaaagCCTTTTGGAATGATTTCTTTTGGAAATATGCATCAACACgtttaatattattttctttCATCACAATTCAAAACATTGTATTGAGTATTATtataaatctttttattttattcggCAAATTCTTTATCCACAAATGCAAATTCCTCAGAAAGAAGCCCCTCTTATCAATATTTCTGGGTGATTATTATTCTTACGTTTTGTCTTTGTTGGgcataaaaaaatctttcaAAGGTCAAAAACTGCTTTAATGTTTAACCTTTTATAATTCCCATCTGGTGTatcttcattttttttgtgcaagttttattttttccttcTAGTTGTTGATTCCTGTTTAATATTATTACAAATGGGAACATGATACAATTTTGTAAGTCCTTTAAAACTgctgaataaaaaaaacattcgtTGTCGGAACTCTTTATTAAGACCAATAATTCCTGGCGGAAATATTTCTGTGTAGCGCATGTAAGCATATCCGATCATAGGTTGTCATAGAAACGGGGAAAGCCGATCTGAGGATTACAACCACAAGCAATCCAAGTACTTCAATGGTCACAGATTAGATCAGACCATTGAACGATATCAAATCATCATGTCATCTCTTCCACAAGACACGAAAGACGCGTGAGTAACGTTAGTTATGAACATACTTTCTCTCAAAAACATCGCGTTAAATCGTAAGTGATCGGTGCTACTGGCGCCAGCTAATAAATAGATATATATTAAGATATacttattaaatatatacacgggcctgttgaatgttttattctgaTTAGCTGAGACATGTTCAATggttgttgattatttttctgttaaccgcacacctaaccttttaaatgtcttaaaaaataggcaccagaacAATGTTTGTGGTAAATGTGATATAAGAGTAATATTGACTCCGGTCCACACCCGCGCTGTAATTCCTTACATAACACACCATATCATTGTTACATGAAAAACATAGTGATATACTTTAGTGTTTACTGTAGTAAATGAGTTCACCTGTGCTCTTTATAGTTCGGTGGCTTCTTCCAAATGGCTCGATGCACATTATGATCCAGTCGCCAATCTATATACCTTTTCCTCTTGCATTGGTAAGTGTACACTACTGAAAACAATCACGAGCTGCAGTTTGTTTAGCAACTGACGTTACGCTCCAGCTGAAGTTTACTGCTTTCTTCCACAGCTCTTTCAGACTTGCATGGAGATGGTGAGAATAAGGTGAGATTATATTTGACTTTGTTGACTATTTAGACATTCCAGCCTTTCTAGTCAGCACAATTTTTGTATTCAACCAAATAAAGTATTAGCAGACTGTCTTGGTAAAATTTCATATTTTAGGTCCTGTCGGTTCCAATCAACTCAGGTCATAAGCCACTTTATTTGTAAACTGATTTCATTCAAAGTTCATTCAGGGTAGAACAGGCTTGAAAAAAATACTGGTCTATATACGGTTAAATCAATGCCCACTGATGACAAAGTCTCATCTGAGATATGTTTGTTTGTATACCAGCTGGTGGTGGGTGATCTTGGCACAGGAGTGTGTAACATAAAGCTAAAGGTGTACCGTGGTACGGGACTGTTGAGTGAAAGCACCCTACTGGACTTACCGACTGGCCTGGTCTCCTTTCTGATGGACCTTCATGAGCCACGAACCCCAGCCATTGCTGTAGCCTCTGGCCCCTTCATTTATGTCTATAAGAACTTAAGACCTTACTTCAAGTTCACACTTCCTAGTCTGGAGGTGAATCCTTTGGAGCAGGATCTCTGGAGTCAGGCTCGGGAGGTGAGCTATACATCATATCACACTCATGTTTTTGCCTGCTTGGGGTTTCATCTTATTATGTTACTTGTTTGTTATATTGGGAATTTagtatgtatttatgtatgtatttaattatGGGATTTATTGCCCTTCCTAGGACATGATTGACCCAATGACCCTTAAAGAGATGTTGGAAGGGATACGGTATGTACATGCTTTGTTCTAGCCTCAATACATTGTTATTTTAATGATGTGCTTCCTAAAGACTTTTATTAATCGTACTAAATAATCATTTTCATTTGAATAGGGATAAAGCAGAAATTCCACTCTCCGTCAGATCACTACGGTAACATTTTACCCTctcatattttttgttattgtcTGCATATgatcatgtttattattatatgaTTCATGCATACAccttgttattgttattataaattgaaaacattttctcaACAGCACCTTGGATTagctacaaaaatataattgtttGTCATATGTTTGTTCAGGTTCCTCATGCTTGATCCACAGGAAATGGAGACTTTTGTTCATCTTCACAAAGAACAGCCTATACGTCGCCAGGTACCCAAATCTGAATTTAGAAAAAACCATCATGCGCACATGAACACAAAATAGGCGTCCATAACATGACTTCTGTCTTTTTGTTTATCACAGACAGTCATTACTTGTATAGGGACATTAAAGAAGAATATGGCAGATGACGATGCAGTTAGCTGTCTGGTGATTGGCACAGAGAATTGTGACGTTTATATATTGGATCCAGAAGCCTTTACCATCCTCTACAAGGTAAGTCTATGGgtcaaatttacatttatgcatatggAATATATTTTAATCTCGGGTTCCCATGGGTTTTTGAAATCCTTGCAattttgtgaatctggggaaaaaaattCCCGACTTAGATACAGGtaattgaaagtgcttgaatcaattttgtgcaagaagttttctggaaaaaatccatattattgcCTGTATAGTGTAGGATGACATCATTAAAATTCAAGACTTTTTTAGTGcatgtgctaaactgttcattgtgaatgcttatatcttctataTGCCAATTTTTATccataccaaaatgtttttttgcatagttgtgtttgacacattaTCACTGTAACAATATAtcaggtaacacaatgtaaccttgctctcatttaaaatgtgtccccacactttgaatgtgaaaatattggacctggaaagttcTTGAAATGtctttgaatttgaagttaaccaaGGTGTAGGAACCCTGTTTATCGACTATTTAAATACAAGCCTTTTTTTACAATTACAGTGCTTACATAAGCAATAAGGTATATCATGAATAAGTCACGGCTTAAGGGGTTGCATGCCTAACAATGCCCTTCAGCCATGACTTATTCATGCTATACCTTATAGCATTGAGCAccttattgctttaataaaaaagttatcaaaatattaaagcaaaaaaaaatgtgtaaatgcaACTTTCATAAGGTAAAATCACTTAAAGCCTTCCTTTCGCTTGGAAAAAATAGTCCCCGACTGACTGtgaacagcaaaaaaaaaaaatgtatcacatAAGTTAACGTTGCTAACAGTGATTGATGCGCAGTAATACACCAAATCGTTGGATGCAGCGGTTGTTGACCAATCGGAATAAAAAACCGTAACTGATAGTTTTATAAAGTACAGTATACCCTGTGTCTGTAGATGTCACTGCCCAGTGCTCCCACCTTCATGGATGTGACAGGTCAGTTTGATGTGGAGTTTCGTATCACTGTGGCCTGTCGCAATGGCAACATCTACATACTACGCAGGTTAGTGCATTTATGTGAATGCGAAGACTCTAAAATCATGCAAGAATAGAGTAACTCACAACAGTGTTAAAAATGTGATTTATATTTTCTGAAGAAAATGCATTGACAAGGTTGGGTTTTCATAAACTAAATGCTGCATTAGGGCCACTTTGTCTTTGCTTTGGAATCAATGCCCTTCTTGTTTTCATTTGGATTTATAATATGATGTGACACCGGTGTTATCAGTGTCACATAGTTTGTACAGAGCCTATGAGTTCATTAACCTATGAAACAAACTTTCACTTTGAAATACATGTCAACCCATTTTGTGTTGAAGGGACTCACCGAAGCCAAAGTACTGCATTGAGTTGTCTTCTCACCCAGTCGGCCTGGTGAGAATAGGAAAGAATGTAGTGGTAGGATGTACTCACGAGACACTGCATGGTTATACTCAAAAGGTATGaatcagtttttttaccttacaCCAACCCATAATACATGTGTTTTAATTGCTactattttcttattttatgatAATGCTTGTTCACAATCTCATAAAATATCCTGTAGGGTAGAAAACTGTGGACGGCCTATTTGCCCGCACCTGTTACCACCATGGCTCTGATGGACATGCCAGCGCGTGGGTTCCAGGCTGTGCTGGTAGCTCTGGCCAACTGTGAAGTACACATGTACCGTGATAATAATCTGATCAACACCATCAAGACACAAGTAAGTGTTTAAGAACCGTCTTATATTGAAAATTAAAGCAGAACTCTGCTTGAGTTTTATCATTTATATCTTGCAGGATGTTGTGACAAGCATTTGTTTTGGGCGTTATGGAAGAGAAGATTGCACCCTGATAATGACCACAAAAggttttgtttttatatgtatATGCTTGTTAGATACACAACAGTTTACACCAATTCCATAAATGGCTACAAAGATTTTTCAGTTTGCTTGTCTTaatctgtgtgtgtatgtgtgaaaaTCTCCAATCAGGAGGAGGTCTGATTGTGAAAATCTTAAAGAGGACAGCTGTGTTTGATGAGAGGGACTCGGCCATGGGCCCCCCAGTAGCCCAGAGCATCCGTCTTAACGTTCCCAAGAAAACCAAGCTTTATGTGGACCAGACCCTGAGAGAGCGGGAAAATGCAGTTTGTCTGTTCCAGCTCAACTCAACACATACAGCTGAGATAATATGAGGAGCTCATatgcaaaaatgtcaaaaattaCATAATTATATAAACCGAATGCTCTTTGCATGTCtcatatgttcatcaaatacctttGCATCGTGACCATTTTAAAATACTGCTTTATTGGCTAAATCCACAATGATTTTTTAGTAAAATCCTCTAAATGCACGGAAGAAGATTTGGATGAACAACCATGAAGCGTGTGAAACAACCATGGTTCAAATTTAAACTTGTGTCCCTTGTGACTATTTGGACCTAAATACAATCCACATGTAGCAATGACATAGATCACAGCACCCCATTATATTTacttcagtttcttcatttttacattctgaatatcatttgcaatgtttctagttgcatctttagtgatctATGTCTTGTCTGAAGAATTGGATTTTTTTGGAggaggtttttgccaaaaaagcttgcatgcacttaaagggttttgccGCAAAAGACAGTCACATTTGTTAGATACCAATTAATTTTTGAAAATGAGGCATTTcagttactgactaataacattttttcattgcctttaaagtgaatttactGAAGCTAAACAGAggttgattaaaaaaaatgcttatttacaagacgctcttagagggttttgcatctgaactcctcatATGTTTTATAATAGAGGTTTTGGTCTGACCCATagctcatcaaaaaataaaaacgttatcattatttactcacccacatGTCATTTGAACACCCAATGTCTTTCATTGTTCTTTAGAACCAAAcacagattttttaaaatattttttgttgtgaGGTCTATGTATTTCTTAAAGGTATGGAatgacatgagagtgagtaaatgttttcatttaattttcatttcttcCAATTCAAAGAGGATTTTAATGGAAAGTTGTTATGGAATTCCAATCCATCCTAAAtcactttaagtgaatttaACATCTGTTACATGTGCTGTGATTTGGACCCTAAAGTGTTGTTGCCTTCTTCTATGTAGCCATgcacagagcttttcagatgGACCTGTGCAGGCTACGTCTAGCTGCGGCACGGGCCTATGTCAAAGCCCTCGAGTCCAGCCTCACGCCGATGTCGGTCAGCCCGACCGAGCCGCTCAAAATGAATGCTGTGGTGAGTTAAGCAACACTAGGAGTAAATTAACCACAATGACGGGAGATGACTTTTGATCTTTATTTCTGCTTCCTGTTTCTGCTCAGGTTCAAGGGCTGGGTCCATCCTTCAAGCTCACTCTGAACATTCAGAACTTAGCCGTGGCACGTCCGGTCATGAACATAGTTATAAGCTTTCTATACGATGAACGTTTGTACAGCATGAGGACAGCCTTCTTCAAGGTGACCTTCTTTAGgttgttttattattagtgaTTGAAACAACATCAAATGTTTCATGGTGAATTGTTGTGTGTCTTTAGATTCCCCTACTGGTTCCAGGACTGAATTACCCTATAGACACTTTTGTTGAATGCTCGAGTGACAAAGGAATCTCTGACGTCATCAAAGTGAGCACTTATGTTTAAAATATCATGCTATTGCTGTAGTATGTATACTGAATATGCACACAATGTGGagacactgtgtgtgtgtatatagtCTATTAGGACTATAAtgcatatttgttttttatattgcaGGTGTTCGTGCTGAAGGAAGGAAGAAGTACCCCTATCCTTACTGCCCACATCAACATGCCTGTGAGTGAGGGAATTGCACTGTGCTAAAACTGGGGCCTGTAGCTTCACAGTCGTTTTTACATCTCACTGTGCTCCTTGGAGCATTTAGAGGCAATGCTTCTTCACAGAGCTACCCAAAGCTTATGATCACAGGAGTTAAGAAAAGCTTGTGCTGGCCATAGAGCCAGTGTGCTTTGTAGCCTAGATCGGGACTAAAGGAGGTGTGTCCTCACAGATGAGTTACTTTTAATGGGTAGTGATTGGAGCATTTGAGCGAAGGCTTGAAGTCCAAGCACCCCACTGTAGGTCATATAGTTTGGAGTGTGTAGGAGATGTTATGGtgtctatttaaaaaaaaaaaatggattacTCTTGTATATTTGTATGTAAAAGCACTTTTATTATGTAAGTAATGaccacacacaaaacatttgaTATGATCTTGCACTATCGATAGCGAGCCTTTATTATGATTTAGTttgaataaaaatgcatttatttaaataaacggTTGTGTTTTATTGTGGGTAACATGCAATATATGCAGCATATGTTTACAGAAAAAaggatttaatatttaaaaaggcACAGGGGTGAGAGGTCACAAAATGTTTAGTATAAGAGCAGCAAGCTTTTGCACAGTCACCGTATATGGGGGGtccaaaataaactttttttttaaagcaaaaccTACATTGGCCAGAATATCATTTATGTAAATCATATGTATCATATTTTACCAGATACATAGTGCTTGCATATGGTGCTTGTGTAGGTTAATGTTAATTTTGGCCCCTGGTTATACTAACAAAATCTCTGTATTGACAGAAGAATGTTCTTTGGCTCAGATATATTTGGTTTTATCTTACTGCTATTTGCGTGTATGTAAACCTCGTGGCAGTTAGTTTTGtccaaaaattatgaaattaagatgttttctgTTTTAGTATTGGCTGTTGCATAGGGCCATGTTCAATGAAAAtgcatacattaaaaataattaatataaagACAAGTTTACTAAAGTGAAGAGTAAACATGctcattcatttcaaatactgTATCATGCCATATAGCTAATAGTATAGGAGCTATGTTGCCTGAGCTCGCGTATCCACTGCATTAACACAACTGAGTCACATAATAAAGaagataaaaaaaacagaagcaGTGAAGAGGAGGGACATCCATCTAAGCAAACATAGTGAGGGTGATCCACTATAAGAAGACAGGAAAACAAAGGGGGAAGTTGCAGATCTACATTACTTGGCTAGGAAGAAGGAAAACATTtggaaattgatttttttcattgctaaaaccAACCTGGGTGAAGCTGAAAGTTACTTGGCCATCTTCATCTGTGTCCATTGTTTTAAAAGTTTCTGTTGGgggaaaaacattttaatttaaagtggCTTTAAAATAACATGAATAGCCCTTTTTAACCAAATATTATGCCATAACACCACTATATTTCAACAGGTTGATTTCTTCATTGTTAGGTAACAACATCGGTTTCCTTCAATTTTGATTTGTTTATCAGTATGACTTATTTTATAAGTTGCTAAATAAAGAATAGCAACCTGTTTCGGAAAACCAAAGGCTCTTTGGGATCATGACTgtttagctaaaaaaaaaagCTAAAAAGTACTATAAAAGTTGTccatttaacttaaaatctTTTCCTTTGTGGTCTGCAGAATACAGGGTAGGGTTAAAATAATGATGGAAATTATATTTATCCATTAAAACAGAACAGAGCAATTAAACTAGTTGACATTGTTCAAAACTTATTGAATGTGTCTTCTACACTTACTGAACATTGTCTCAAGTCGAATGAGACAGGACACAAAGCCGTCAAAGTCCACGTTTAGATCTGGCTTTGCATAGCGCAAGATTATCAGCTGGAACAGGTTGTTGGTCAACTTGAAGCCTTACAAAACGATACAATGCAATATTTAAGTCATATATCAACCAGAAGGTTATTATAGATGCTGTGATGTGTCAGAAACTGTACCTGCTGATTCTAGTGCCAAACGCATTTCGTAAGAACTCATTGTGCCAGATTTGTCCAAATCAGATTTCCTAAACACAGCCTTGTGGTACATTGAAAAACACAGAGCTTCAACATTCACATTTGCATCAAAGTATATTTGCATATAATAGAAAGCATGCATGAAATAAAGCAACCAACAAGATATCTCTTGATCTTCTCCCAGACAACAT is a window encoding:
- the bbs1 gene encoding Bardet-Biedl syndrome 1 protein, yielding MSSLPQDTKDASVASSKWLDAHYDPVANLYTFSSCIALSDLHGDGENKLVVGDLGTGVCNIKLKVYRGTGLLSESTLLDLPTGLVSFLMDLHEPRTPAIAVASGPFIYVYKNLRPYFKFTLPSLEVNPLEQDLWSQAREDMIDPMTLKEMLEGIRDKAEIPLSVRSLRFLMLDPQEMETFVHLHKEQPIRRQTVITCIGTLKKNMADDDAVSCLVIGTENCDVYILDPEAFTILYKMSLPSAPTFMDVTGQFDVEFRITVACRNGNIYILRRDSPKPKYCIELSSHPVGLVRIGKNVVVGCTHETLHGYTQKGRKLWTAYLPAPVTTMALMDMPARGFQAVLVALANCEVHMYRDNNLINTIKTQDVVTSICFGRYGREDCTLIMTTKGGGLIVKILKRTAVFDERDSAMGPPVAQSIRLNVPKKTKLYVDQTLRERENAVSMHRAFQMDLCRLRLAAARAYVKALESSLTPMSVSPTEPLKMNAVVQGLGPSFKLTLNIQNLAVARPVMNIVISFLYDERLYSMRTAFFKIPLLVPGLNYPIDTFVECSSDKGISDVIKVFVLKEGRSTPILTAHINMPVSEGIALC